The Vibrio navarrensis genome has a segment encoding these proteins:
- a CDS encoding lysozyme, whose translation MRYNRLIGATLVGAVALTAAFEGKENVAYRDVGGVWTACFGETAGIEPGDSFSDAQCSAMLAKSLEKHNKPLEKLDYQLPPNVHIATLDFAYNVGVGALENSTLYRHLQRGQIQYACYQFNRWRYVTIGGEPRDCRDPQWQCRGIVSRREIETQLCLGQISVYDALIQLGQLPTDTEIINELR comes from the coding sequence ATGCGGTACAACAGACTAATCGGTGCAACGCTTGTCGGAGCCGTTGCGTTAACGGCTGCATTCGAGGGCAAAGAGAATGTGGCATATCGGGATGTTGGTGGTGTCTGGACTGCTTGCTTTGGTGAAACGGCAGGTATCGAACCGGGGGATTCGTTTAGTGATGCGCAATGCTCGGCAATGCTGGCTAAATCCCTAGAGAAACACAACAAGCCACTTGAAAAACTCGATTACCAACTCCCCCCTAATGTTCACATCGCAACGCTGGACTTTGCTTACAACGTCGGAGTCGGAGCACTCGAAAACTCCACACTCTATCGTCATCTGCAGCGTGGCCAAATCCAATACGCCTGTTATCAGTTCAACCGTTGGCGTTATGTCACGATTGGCGGAGAACCAAGAGACTGTCGGGATCCGCAGTGGCAATGCCGAGGAATAGTCTCTAGGCGGGAAATCGAAACCCAGCTCTGTCTCGGGCAAATCTCTGTTTACGACGCACTGATCCAACTGGGCCAGCTTCCAACCGATACGGAAATTATCAATGAGCTTCGCTAG